In Dermacentor albipictus isolate Rhodes 1998 colony chromosome 6, USDA_Dalb.pri_finalv2, whole genome shotgun sequence, the following proteins share a genomic window:
- the LOC135896600 gene encoding uncharacterized protein isoform X1, translating to MLVVALLAFAQCTLLMVVHGLGVPYSLVVLGHDDLVNDKTARIWDSDDSTCFSMPSELNKTMASVRLFLDPPVDLGLVRVVSEPQPNVVYYLLEDNSNGFPTAEKDDLEGNVWIYGGQLSAKVRGVDIHSVTELCEVTIFNISDKIDKLDLFPQASGRSAASRQPVTAGKLSWRLILYATLPVMAVAAILAAVLFWKRRKVPCLRACYVSKLHPAKRQGRRPLPLTPDEEEDDMPAFDTSDTAALFHSRISGQPEWTQSQRNGQDAGRHRGSNPDIISDLAFVNHLLEASHEYATLEPPAERDSGIKHRDV from the exons ATGCTGGTTGTGGCATTGCTGGCGTTCGCACAATGCACTTTGCTGATGGTAGTGCACGGCCTGGGCG TCCCTTACAGCCTGGTGGTGCTCGGGCACGACGACCTCGTCAACGATAAGACTGCTCGCATATGGGACTCCGATGACAGCACCTGCTTTTCAATGCCTTCGGAGCTCAACAAAACGATGGCGTCCGTGCGGCTCTTCCTGGACCCACCGGTAGACCTCGGCCTCGTACGGGTCGTGTCGGAACCAC AGCCAAATGTTGTTTACTACCTCCTTGAGGACAACAGCAATGGGTTCCCAACAGCTGAGAAAGACGACTTGGAAG GCAATGTGTGGATCTACGGCGGTCAGCTTTCAGCCAAGGTCCGTGGTGTCGACATACACAGTGTAACGGAACTGTGCGAAGTGACCATATTCAACATCAGCGACAAAATAGACAAGCTAG ATCTTTTCCCACAGGCTTCGGGGCGCAGTGCAGCTTCTCGACAACCAGTGACCGCTGGGAAACTTTCGTGGCGGCTAATTTTAT ATGCCACTCTGCCAGTTATGGCCGTTGCAGCAATACTGGCAGCAGTACTTTTCTGGAAAAG GAGAAAAGTCCCCTGCCTCCGTGCCTGCTACGTGTCCAAGCTACATCCAGCGAAACGGCAAGGTAGACGACCCCTACCATTAACGCCAGATGAAGAGGAGGACGACATGCCCGCATTTGACACCAGCGACACGGCAGCGCTCTTCCATAGTCGCATTTCTGGCCAACCCGAATGGACTCAGTCGCAGAGGAACGGGCAGGATGCCGGCCGACATCGTGGCTCAAATCCCGACATCATATCTGACCTCGCATTCGTCAACCACTTGCTGGAAGCGTCGCACGAATACGCTACACTGGAGCCTCCAGCGGAAAGGGACTCGGGCATTAAACACCGAGATGTCTGA
- the LOC135896600 gene encoding uncharacterized protein isoform X2, whose amino-acid sequence MLVVALLAFAQCTLLMVVHGLGVPYSLVVLGHDDLVNDKTARIWDSDDSTCFSMPSELNKTMASVRLFLDPPVDLGLVRVVSEPQPNVVYYLLEDNSNGFPTAEKDDLEGNVWIYGGQLSAKVRGVDIHSVTELCEVTIFNISDKIDKLGFGAQCSFSTTSDRWETFVAANFICHSASYGRCSNTGSSTFLEKEKSPLPPCLLRVQATSSETAR is encoded by the exons ATGCTGGTTGTGGCATTGCTGGCGTTCGCACAATGCACTTTGCTGATGGTAGTGCACGGCCTGGGCG TCCCTTACAGCCTGGTGGTGCTCGGGCACGACGACCTCGTCAACGATAAGACTGCTCGCATATGGGACTCCGATGACAGCACCTGCTTTTCAATGCCTTCGGAGCTCAACAAAACGATGGCGTCCGTGCGGCTCTTCCTGGACCCACCGGTAGACCTCGGCCTCGTACGGGTCGTGTCGGAACCAC AGCCAAATGTTGTTTACTACCTCCTTGAGGACAACAGCAATGGGTTCCCAACAGCTGAGAAAGACGACTTGGAAG GCAATGTGTGGATCTACGGCGGTCAGCTTTCAGCCAAGGTCCGTGGTGTCGACATACACAGTGTAACGGAACTGTGCGAAGTGACCATATTCAACATCAGCGACAAAATAGACAAGCTAG GCTTCGGGGCGCAGTGCAGCTTCTCGACAACCAGTGACCGCTGGGAAACTTTCGTGGCGGCTAATTTTAT ATGCCACTCTGCCAGTTATGGCCGTTGCAGCAATACTGGCAGCAGTACTTTTCTGGAAAAG GAGAAAAGTCCCCTGCCTCCGTGCCTGCTACGTGTCCAAGCTACATCCAGCGAAACGGCAAGGTAG
- the LOC135896599 gene encoding SAFB-like transcription modulator translates to MAPTADNVGLTTKKTMSELRVIDLRSELEKRGLDKTGVKAALIERLTNALADEGEDAETYEFEVPAEPTPVKPAAPAAAGGSVKKTVTKRVNKKLAHDAESETQSNDDAHEGGESDEEDEAEIETLDEEEEDEAEGGEEKLNNGEADPKEDGEEAAAAGDAKAEKKSAAKDSAAKDDEDASHEAEQALIVHADDNHDLDADIEEENQAAAVKESPSGDTPKPATGPKTAAAKKAAAAAAAEAKKDAAEGAKTEPKKAVTPKGAKAAGKAVKTTPKAAADKEPVRNLWVSGLANTTRAADLKALFGKHGKVVSAKIVTNAKTPGARCYGFMTMSTAEEAQKCIQHLHRTELHGKMISVECTKHEPGGALRKSEAKTGATAVAAKTVVAATKEGKEPAAKAKPAAAKAAKTKAAAEKKAAAEAKDKDDKGEKAEEDEAAEEAAEEKEDADEEEGDGDDEDKAKDRKHRDDKERRRSRSHSRDRFVRRRFFRPFIRGFRAVRGFRRPFIRRPFFRGPFRGRMGSDYRDSREPFRRNEDAGSFRQRELERRQREEAFRIERERERLRVEREKLERERLELLRLEREKQRLERERIQREREELRQRKMGRAAEFGAEAPSLMRRPVKRPYDEEAGVLGAGPSRGGGIEAGGDAFWRDRKRPHLGPGRDYDRGTDRDDRRFDRPGGDFGGDREFRGRAPRDRVPRESPPVRRMEPRFQSKEGFSGAGGAYGSGGARFGGPQAAGGGGDHWSSGGRGGGSYSSSGVGGGSWNADGRKPDSGHQSWSSQPDRWSAGGGSMGARVGGSSMGQGSQGYNSGAGGSGMMAHSGMGSGGSFGGTGNRYMGGGGGVRRY, encoded by the coding sequence ATGGCTCCCACGGCAGATAACGTAGGCCTAACGACGAAGAAAACCATGTCAGAGCTTCGTGTGATTGACTTACGCAGTGAGCTCGAAAAGCGTGGACTAGACAAGACAGGCGTGAAGGCCGCGCTCATCGAACGGCTGACAAACGCGCTCGCCGACGAAGGTGAGGACGCCGAGACGTACGAGTTTGAGGTGCCCGCCGAACCGACGCCAGTGAAGCCGGCCGCGCCGGCAGCTGCTGGCGGGTCGGTGAAGAAGACCGTTACCAAGCGCGTCAACAAGAAGTTGGCGCACGATGCTGAGTCTGAGACGCAGAGCAATGACGACGCTCATGAAGGCGGCGAGTCCGACGAAGAGGACGAGGCAGAGATCGAGACTCTTGACGAAGAGGAGGAGGACGAAGCGGAAGGCGGCGAGGAGAAATTGAACAATGGCGAAGCCGACCCTAAAGAGGACGGCGAagaagccgccgccgccggcgatGCTAAGGCCGAGAAAAAGAGCGCCGCTAAAGATTCGGCGGCCAAAGACGACGAAGACGCAAGTCACGAGGCCGAGCAGGCCCTGATTGTGCACGCTGACGACAACCACGACTTAGACGCGGACATCGAGGAAGAGAACCAAGCTGCCGCAGTGAAAGAGAGCCCAAGTGGCGACACCCCGAAACCCGCCACGGGCCCCAAGACTGCGGCCGCGAAAaaggctgcagcagcagctgcggcGGAGGCCAAGAAAGACGCCGCCGAGGGCGCCAAAACCGAGCCCAAGAAAGCAGTCACTCCGAAGGGCGCGAAGGCTGCCGGCAAGGCGGTGAAGACAACGCCGAAGGCGGCCGCAGACAAAGAGCCCGTGCGCAACCTGTGGGTGAGCGGGCTGGCCAACACCACGCGGGCGGCGGACCTGAAGGCGCTCTTTGGCAAGCACGGCAAGGTAGTGTCCGCCAAGATAGTTACCAATGCCAAGACTCCCGGCGCGCGTTGTTACGGCTTCATGACCATGAGCACCGCCGAGGAGGCGCAGAAgtgcatccagcacttgcaccGCACCGAGCTGCACGGCAAGATGATCTCTGTCGAGTGCACCAAGCACGAGCCGGGCGGCGCCTTGCGCAAGTCCGAGGCCAAGACCGGAGCTACCGCTGTGGCGGCGAAGACTGTGGTCGCGGCTACCAAGGAGGGCAAAGAACCTGCTGCGAAGGCAAAGCCGGCAGCTGCCAAAGCCGCCAAGACGAAGGCTGCGGCCGAAAAGAAGGCTGCTGCAGAAGCCAAAGACAAAGATGACAAGGGCGAAAAGGCCGAGGAAGACGAAGCTGCGGAGGAAGCGGCCGAGGAAAAGGAAGACGCCGACGAAGAGGAGGGCGATGGAGACGACGAAGACAAGGCGAAAGACAGGAAGCACCGGGACGACAAAGAGCGGAGGCGAAGTCGGAGCCACTCGCGAGACCGCTTCGTGCGCCGCCGATTCTTCCGGCCGTTTATCCGAGGCTTCAGGGCAGTGCGCGGCTTCAGGCGGCCGTTTATCAGGCGGCCCTTCTTCCGAGGACCGTTCCGTGGCCGCATGGGATCCGACTACCGCGATTCGCGCGAGCCCTTCCGCCGGAACGAAGATGCCGGCTCCttccgccagcgcgagctggagCGCCGGCAGCGCGAGGAGGCGTTCCGCATTGAGCGCGAGAGGGAGCGCCTGCGCGTGGAGCGCGAGAAGCTGGAGCGTGAGCGTCTGGAACTCCTGCGCCTGGAGCGCGAGAAGCAGCGCCTCGAGCGAGAGCGGATCCAGCGCGAGCGCGAGGAACTTCGGCAGCGGAAGATGGGCCGCGCCGCCGAGTTCGGCGCCGAGGCGCCGAGCCTGATGCGGCGCCCGGTGAAGCGGCCGTACGACGAGGAGGCCGGCGTGCTGGGCGCCGGGCCGTCCCGCGGCGGCGGCATCGAGGCCGGCGGCGACGCCTTCTGGAGAGACCGCAAGAGGCCCCACTTGGGCCCCGGACGCGACTATGACCGTGGCACGGACAGAGACGACCGGCGCTTTGACCGGCCCGGCGGTGACTTTGGCGGTGACCGAGAGTTCCGTGGCCGGGCCCCCAGGGACAGGGTGCCCCGCGAGTCGCCGCCAGTCCGAAGGATGGAGCCTCGTTTTCAGTCTAAAGAAGGCTTCTCGGGAGCCGGCGGAGCGTACGGTAGTGGCGGGGCCCGCTTCGGAGGCCCCCAGGCAGCTGGCGGTGGGGGTGATCATTGGAGCTCTGGGGGTCGGGGTGGTGGCAGCTACTCTTCCTCCGGCGTAGGCGGAGGTTCGTGGAACGCCGACGGCCGCAAGCCCGACTCGGGCCACCAGTCTTGGTCCTCGCAGCCGGACCGCTGGTCAGCAGGAGGCGGCAGCATGGGAGCACGCGTAGGAGGCAGTTCCATGGGTCAGGGATCACAAGGTTACAACTCGGGAGCAGGCGGCTCTGGTATGATGGCCCACTCTGGTATGGGCAGCGGTGGAAGCTTTGGAGGCACTGGCAATCGTTACATGGGAGGAGGTGGAGGGGTCAGGCGGTACTGA
- the LOC135896601 gene encoding transmembrane protein 199: MAPHRKGLLSFEGVRIKPGSTLIAFLESVCNGHDCEEDLRKKAEDFLKCDATGIPFGPLRSLREAVNAAGVGAPVYLHKLLEGSELCLPSPVTPPRNPELEARVQKLKAQQLNRDYDRMTSDVDVCRARSSLFTKVGAEVRQVKQQSWALVNLLVTVAGTFAFFYKAVEYSLPDPHIPLQVLVALIASIVVAVAELYFLIRVI; encoded by the exons ATGGCCCCGCACAGGAAAGGGCTGTTGAGTTTCGAAGGTGTCCGAATCAAACCAGGCAGCACGCTAATCGCATTTTTAGAAAGTGTGTGTAATGGTCACGATTGCGAAGAAGACCTGCGAAAGAAAGCAGAGGACTTTCTAAAATGCGATGCTACTGGCATACCTTTCGGGCCACTGCGTTCTTTGCGCGAAGCCGTGAACGCCGCGGGCGTCGGTGCACCCGTTTATTTGCACAAACTGCTGGAGGGATCGGAGCTCTGTTTACCGAGTCCCGTGACGCCTCCCCGCAACCCCGAACTGGAAGCTCGCGTGCAGAAGCTTAAGGCGCAGCAGCTGAATCGGGACTACGACCGCATGACATCTGATGTGGACGTTTGCCGCGCCAG GTCATCACTGTTCACCAAGGTCGGAGCAGAGGTGCGGCAAGTCAAGCAGCAGTCGTGGGCGCTGGTCAACCTGCTGGTCACTGTTGCCGGGACGTTCGCTTTCTTCTACAAGGCAGTCGAGTATTCGCTGCCCGATCCCCACATTCCCCTACAGGTCCTTGTTGCACTCATCGCCTCCATAGTGGTAGCCGTCGCTGAGTTGTACTTTTTGATACGTGTCATCTAG